One Kitasatospora sp. NBC_01266 genomic window carries:
- the yidC gene encoding membrane protein insertase YidC: MTWSFLNPLYTAVSWIIVQFHSLYSHVFNPDGGWAWGLSIASMVVVIRICLIPLFVKQIKSTRAMQAIQPKMKAIQERYKNDRQRQSEEMMKLYKEAGTNPFSSCLPILVQMPFFTALYGVLSSVAKGHPIGVINGALLASAGKAHIFGAPLSASFVHSTSTNVKIVTAVMIVMMSASQFITQRQLMTKNIDLSVKTPFMQQQKMLMYVFPVMFAVMGINFPVGVLVYWLTTNIWSMGQQLIVIRNNPTPGSQAWDERQARLKAAGRLNPDGTVIKGNGPFGFLGAGKAAAQQQAAAALTESVQVRRQQPRRQTKAQRQQVHTGAVKAEEAKEDAPEDAAPVQDAVPSAQGAGKAQASSGSKRPATKQGGGSAKRGPQQGGAQRPKKKP; encoded by the coding sequence GTGACCTGGTCCTTCCTGAACCCCCTGTACACCGCGGTGTCCTGGATCATCGTCCAGTTCCACTCGCTGTACAGCCATGTCTTCAACCCCGATGGCGGCTGGGCCTGGGGCCTGTCGATCGCCTCGATGGTCGTCGTGATCCGGATCTGCCTGATCCCGCTCTTCGTGAAGCAGATCAAGTCGACCCGGGCCATGCAGGCGATCCAGCCGAAGATGAAGGCGATCCAGGAGCGCTACAAGAACGACCGGCAGCGCCAGTCCGAAGAGATGATGAAGCTCTACAAGGAGGCGGGCACCAACCCCTTCTCGAGCTGTCTCCCGATCCTGGTGCAGATGCCGTTCTTCACCGCCCTGTACGGGGTGCTGAGCTCGGTCGCCAAGGGCCACCCGATCGGTGTCATCAACGGCGCGCTGCTGGCCAGTGCCGGCAAGGCGCACATCTTCGGCGCTCCGCTCTCCGCCAGCTTCGTGCACAGCACCTCGACGAACGTCAAGATCGTCACCGCGGTCATGATCGTGATGATGTCGGCGTCGCAGTTCATCACGCAGCGCCAGCTGATGACCAAGAACATCGACCTCTCGGTCAAGACGCCGTTCATGCAGCAGCAGAAGATGCTGATGTACGTCTTCCCGGTGATGTTCGCCGTGATGGGCATCAACTTCCCGGTCGGTGTGCTGGTCTACTGGCTGACCACCAACATCTGGTCGATGGGCCAGCAACTGATCGTGATCCGCAACAACCCGACGCCGGGCAGCCAGGCCTGGGACGAGCGCCAGGCGCGGCTGAAGGCGGCCGGCCGGCTCAACCCGGACGGCACGGTCATCAAGGGCAACGGCCCGTTCGGCTTCCTCGGCGCGGGCAAGGCGGCTGCGCAGCAGCAGGCCGCGGCAGCGCTCACCGAGTCGGTGCAGGTGCGCCGCCAGCAGCCGCGCCGGCAGACCAAGGCGCAGCGCCAGCAGGTGCACACCGGTGCGGTGAAGGCCGAGGAGGCCAAGGAGGACGCCCCCGAGGACGCCGCACCGGTGCAGGACGCGGTGCCGAGCGCGCAGGGCGCGGGCAAGGCGCAGGCCTCGAGTGGGTCCAAGCGCCCGGCCACCAAGCAGGGTGGCGGGAGTGCCAAGCGTGGGCCGCAGCAGGGCGGCGCTCAGCGGCCCAAGAAGAAGCCCTGA
- the yidD gene encoding membrane protein insertion efficiency factor YidD yields MKYLLMGLIRLYQWTISPLLGPVCRYYPSCSHYGYEAVRTHGAVKGSVLTAWRILRCNPWSPGGVDHVPPRKRPVWHQRLRALVQSRTGSAASPEPDGSEAHDPVTTGSTAAGQTSVGPMSASLTTKPNAQGV; encoded by the coding sequence ATGAAGTACCTGCTGATGGGACTGATCAGGCTCTACCAGTGGACGATCAGTCCGCTGCTCGGGCCGGTCTGTCGCTATTACCCCTCGTGCTCGCACTACGGATACGAGGCGGTGCGCACCCACGGTGCGGTGAAAGGCAGTGTGCTGACCGCTTGGCGGATCCTGCGGTGCAACCCGTGGTCCCCCGGTGGGGTGGACCATGTGCCGCCGCGCAAGCGTCCCGTTTGGCATCAGCGGCTGCGTGCCCTGGTGCAGTCAAGGACCGGTAGCGCCGCGAGCCCGGAGCCGGATGGCTCCGAGGCCCACGACCCGGTCACCACAGGCTCGACGGCTGCTGGTCAGACGTCGGTAGGCCCGATGTCCGCAAGCCTGACGACCAAGCCCAATGCTCAAGGAGTCTGA
- the rnpA gene encoding ribonuclease P protein component — protein MLPSENRLRRRQDFAIAVKRGRRAGRPLLVVHLRREDEQTGQVAGYSDFHPHVAEGTSSARAGFVVSKAVGPAVVRNLVKRRLRHLVRERLGGLPAGSLIVVRALPPAATASYQDLAHDLDAALKRLLRTDPASPATGSGR, from the coding sequence GTGCTGCCCTCCGAGAATCGGCTGCGGCGGCGCCAGGACTTCGCGATCGCGGTGAAACGCGGCCGCCGGGCCGGTCGGCCCCTGCTGGTCGTCCATCTCAGACGAGAGGACGAGCAGACGGGGCAGGTCGCCGGGTACAGCGACTTCCACCCGCACGTCGCCGAGGGGACTTCCTCGGCGCGTGCGGGTTTCGTCGTGAGCAAGGCGGTTGGTCCTGCCGTGGTGCGCAACCTGGTGAAGCGTCGCCTGCGTCACTTGGTCCGGGAGCGTCTGGGCGGGTTGCCCGCAGGTAGCCTGATAGTGGTACGGGCGTTGCCGCCGGCGGCGACGGCCTCGTACCAGGATCTTGCACATGACCTGGACGCCGCGCTGAAGCGGTTGCTCCGGACAGATCCGGCCTCTCCGGCAACAGGATCAGGGCGATGA